CCGGCACCGTAGATGAAATCCATTTGGCCGCCGACGCCGCTGAAGAATTTTGGACCAATGCTATCCGCGCATACCTGGCCGGTGAGATCGATTTCGATGGCGGAATTTATTGCCACCATGTTGTCATTTCTTGCGACATTGAATGGGTTGTTGACATATTCCGTGCGCAGCAATTCGATGGCAGGATTATCATGAGCCCATTCGTACAAACGATGCGTGCCGATTAAAAAACCCGCAATGACCTTACCAGGATGGAATGTCTTGCGCGAGCCATTGATAATGCCAGCTTCCACCATTTCGATGATGCTGTCCGAGAACAATTCGGAGTGAACGCCCAGGTCTTTTTTTGATTTCAAAAAGCGAAGGACTGCATTGGGAATGGCGCCAATTCCAAGCTGTAGTGTTGCGCCGTCCGGGATTCGTTCGGCAATAAATCCGGCGATCTTTTCAACGATTTCGTTGTTGCCGTCGCTTTCCATGGGAAGTTCAGCGAGCGGGTCATCGACGGGAACGATGTAATCCAAATCTTTGACATGAATGAAAGTGTCGCCTAGCATGCGCGGCATGCGTTGATTGACCTGAGCGATGATCAGGTCAGCTGATTCTGCAGCAGTTTTCGTCAGGCCGGATTCAACACCGAAAGTGCAATATCCGTGCTCGTCAGGAGGAGATAGATGAACCAGGGCAACGTTGAGCGGGAGAATTTTCTTTTTAAATAGTAAAGGTAATTCAGAAAGCAAAACCGGGGTGAAATCAGCCCGGCCTTCCTGGACGGCTTTGCGAACGTTCGCGCTGATGAATTGCGTATTAACGCGCAGGTGGCCTTCCATTTCCGGCGCCACATACTCGCTTCCAGCCACGGTTAAT
This is a stretch of genomic DNA from bacterium. It encodes these proteins:
- a CDS encoding 4-hydroxybutyrate CoA-transferase; amino-acid sequence: MNWKQIYDSKIVSADEAVRAIKSGDRVFLTGNCSVPHRLLKALVDYAPNLENVEICQALTVAGSEYVAPEMEGHLRVNTQFISANVRKAVQEGRADFTPVLLSELPLLFKKKILPLNVALVHLSPPDEHGYCTFGVESGLTKTAAESADLIIAQVNQRMPRMLGDTFIHVKDLDYIVPVDDPLAELPMESDGNNEIVEKIAGFIAERIPDGATLQLGIGAIPNAVLRFLKSKKDLGVHSELFSDSIIEMVEAGIINGSRKTFHPGKVIAGFLIGTHRLYEWAHDNPAIELLRTEYVNNPFNVARNDNMVAINSAIEIDLTGQVCADSIGPKFFSGVGGQMDFIYGAGMSNGGLPVIALPSTACMKDGSVISRITPMLKQGAGVVTSRNHIHCVATEFGMVDLYGRSIRERTHLLISIAHPDFREDLKKQAAALHYI